atgatgacgaccCTGAAACTGATTTCTTCAAGGTCCCtttatcgtttttttttttttcccttcattttgAGTTAAGATTGAGAATTAAACTATTAATGTGCAGGAAAGAGATGCTACTAAGGAATTAttggtgtatgttgttgatGCTTCACCTAAAATGTTTTCCACTACTTGCCCTACGGTTTGTCCTTTTTACCACCtgctttttctccttttttaacTTGATTTTTTGTTGCTCTACTTCACTTTTAGCTGATAAAGTTGGCTATTTTAGGGTGTGAAGGAAAATAACTgtgtttcttacttattttcttgtgttcagtacgtaagcaaaaaatattattataaaagccAACTATGGGGGGCGGGAGTGAGGTGGGTGGGTGTTGAGGAGACAATCAATGTGGAATGCCACTTGTGTCGTTTAAggaacttatttttctaaagaaaatgtttttcaaaaattttgaccaagaAAATTGGTTGggaaatgttttcctccatatgGAAGACACCCTTACTGTAAATTTcctttagaaattaatttataatcCGGATGAAGGGAGTTTATTGTAAAGCACAATTGTCAATATGGTTCAAAATCAATATTTGGAGGAATAGTAGGTTCAGATCTATATTTGTTTTTTGCCTGATTTGGATATTTTCCGTTACTTCACTTCACTTTAAGCTGATAAATTTGGTTATTTTACTGTAGTTTactttagaaattaatttataatcCGATTGAGTGGAGTTTCCTGCAAAGCACAGTTGTCAATATGGTTCAAAATCTAATTTTGGAGGAATAGTGGgttcaaatatatatttgttttttgcTTGATTTGGACATTTCCCGTTACTCCACTTCACTTTAAGCTGATAAAGTTGGCTATTTCACTGAAATTTCTGTTAGAAGTTAGTTTATAATCTGACTGAATGGAGGTCCTTGCAAAGCACAATTGCTAACACGGACTTGTTTTTTTCTGAAAAGATGTAGCTCCTTGAGTTTGGAGTTCTAATACTTCGTTAATTAGAAATGTGCCTTTTAAAGTGGAGAGACTTGATGATATGTTAATATGATAAAGATGGAATATTTACTGTAAAGGTCTTTTAGAAAGTAATTTATAATCCGATTGAAAGGCGCTACTTGCCAAGCACAATTGTCAATATGGTTTTTGTGACATTTCTGCTGTCTTGTTGGTGTGTTTAGAACTTGTGGCTGGAGTCTGAAGAAATGAAAGGCTTTTAATCGGGCTAATAGCTGGTTGAAAACCAATATTTGGCaacttctttgttttatttacaaaaacaaaaaattaagggGATCCCAGGAAGCAGATTTTGCTTAGTTTAGGACGGTTTTTTGAAAGGGGGACACCTCCTTGAGATTGGAGCTCTCATTCTTTTCGTTTTCTTgtaatttcttattttgattgagTTTGGGCATGCATTTGTATTGTAATAATAAccagtactttttttttattgtcaaaaaataaaataaaataatgagcagtatttttcttaaaagcATCTTCTCAATTTTCTTTAGCATTTTTCACCTTTTGATTCTAAAATGTGGAACCCCactaattttttaatttctgcAGGATGATGAAAAGACTGCAACTCATTTTCAAGTTGCCATCAATTCCATAGCACAATCAATCAGAACTCAGATTATTAATAGGTCTTATGATGAAGTTGCTATATGCTTCTTTAACACTGTAAGCCAGTCCTTGTTCTATATCAACTGTACATCTGAAGCTGTGCCTTTGGCAGCTTCTATTCTTAATCGCTGCTTTTTTCTATCTACAATGATTTCAAAGTTTATATTAGTTATGCTAAAATCTTGTGCTAGCTAATATTGGCAGGATCCAACTTATcaccccctcccccaccccaaaaagaaagaagaaagaaaaatgctgAATCCTCAACTAACCTTTGCTGGAGCTTTTTTGCCACCTTGGTTGTAACTAGAGATTTCTGTCTGGATttatatttccttttttctaaaaatgtGGATTAGATTTTCATTTACTTGTGGGATCCAGTCTTCCTTGTACCATATAAGTTTGATCAAATGTTATTTCGGTTAGGCGAGATGTATGTGTTCTAGTTCTAATGTTGTGCAGCAGACAAGGTGGGTGAACAACCACTCTTCTATCAAGGCAAATTAgttttttgcttttttctcCCTATTTAACACCTGTTTCCAGTTTTTGTTTCTTATTAGTATTTCCAAATTGTGTTTAATTTTTGTAAGGAAAAAACCACATTTGGAAATTCGTTTTTTAGTGATGCTTTTTCTTATGTTCTTCATGTTGTGTGATTTCAGCGGGAAAAAAAGAACTTGCAGGACCTAAGTGGCGTTTATGTATTTAATGTTCCAGAACGAGAGGATCTGGACAGACCAACAGCTAGGCTAATTAAAGAATTTGATCGAATAGAAGGTATATCATCATATTGGTCTCTAATTTATGTACAAGTTTTTGGTGGGTGCGTAGTTATGCACCTATCTCTGTTTAGATTAGATTCTAGATTGGTCCTCAAATTGCTTAGTTTTGGTTTTCTAGACTTATGCTGAAATCACCTGTTTTATATGTTTACAGAAAGATTTGATAAAGAAATAGGAAGTAAGTATGGAATTGTGCCCGGCTCTCGTGAGAATTCTCTTTACAATGCTCTTTGGGTTGCCCAAGCCCTTCTCCGTAAAGGGTAAGATTTTCTCAATATTCTCCCCAGTTTACTAGcgttttccttttcatttccttttttatttttcctgaaATGATGTGCGCCCCTTTATTTACTAGTGTCTAAAACCATTTTCAGATCTGCAAAAACTGCTGATAAACGCATTCTCTTGCTTACAAATGAAGATGATCCTTTTGGGAATCTCAAAGGTGTTATAAAAGTGGATATGATGAGGACAACGCTGCAGCGTGCCAAAGTATAGTATCTATGCCCCATACTGATATATCAATATTCTAGTCAGTTGAAAACAAGTCCAAAAGGAAAATGTTAATTTAAGGAAAGATAACTGTGAGTGAATAGAAATTGAGATTGTTTAGTAACTTTGCTTGTCATATTCTTGAATGATTATTGCACTACTATTCTAATCATATTGCTAATGGTTGCAGGATGCTCAAGATCTTGGTATTGCAATCGAGCTTCTTCCACTAAGCGGATCAGATGATGAGTTCAATGTTTCCCTTTTCTATGCTGTATGACCATTATCTATTTTTGAGATCCTTTGTTGCTTGTCGTTGTTATCTAATTCAAGATCTTTGGCTTCAGGATTTACTTGGTTTGGAGGGTGATGACCTTGCTCAGTTCAAGGCTCTTGTAGGAGAGAGGTATACTTTACAAAAAGTTTTAGCTGTTGAGAATTACCCATGGATGTTGTGTGCTATTCAAGTTTGTTAATATGCTTAGTATATGTATGACTATCTCATATGTTCGCACTAGTCAAATGATGAATCTCCATGTAAAAGGTAAAACTACTTTCTGAGGACTTGATATTTATTAACACAATATTAACACAACTTACTGTAGTATGGTTAATAATATTCATTAGAGGAGTCCAAAGATAGAAGAACTTTTTTCATATAGTTGTGCTTTCTTTCAGTGATTGAGGTGAGGTAGTCATTTGTTATGAAGATATTTCTCTAAGTGATCTAATATTCTAATGTTCATGAGGATTTAGTATGATGATAACGTGAAATGAGCTTAAATAAAGAAGTGAGGATTCATGTAGTCGAacccaacttgtttgggactaCGGCGTAGATGTTGTTTATCTAATGCGCAGTTGCTGTTGATCTGATGTTCATGAAGAACATATCACCTAAGTTTTCATTCCTACAGCTTCTTATAGTAGTCTTAGGAAGTTTCATGCTGGAAGCATGAACGGTTGCACCTACGGTCTCCATTTCTTGAAAGTTGCACGGAGTGTAGTACTGATTGAAATTCAGATTCTTGTTTATTAAGACTCAGAGTTCTCTATCTGTTTCGTAAGATGCATTTGTCCTTATCTCTAGGCATCTATGCATAGTGTGTGGagcatgcatgtttttcttcCACCATGTAGTTTGACATAATATAATCATCTTTTTCCCGGGTAAGTAACACAATATAGTCATATAATACTATTGAAGTTTCTAGAAAGTAGAAACTCTTTGAATTTGTTGTATCACCAATTACATATACAGAAAGGTTTTAATTCTGATCGAAAGCtattatttaagaaaaataatttgtgaGGGACTGGCATAGATATATAAGAGAGACATCTCGTCCAATATAATTAGGTACGGACATTATAAGTCTGGTAAATGAAACTATGAAAGTATAGTTACCACTTACCAATACCATGTGGTTGTTCCATTGAGTAATATTGAgcagacatgaacatgacaatAAGTGGGACTGAACATGCAAAGCACATAAGATTGCATCAACTTCTGTATAGCACAAGTAAGAAaaccataatttttttaaaggcaGCATAATACTAAAGATAGAATAAAGATGGAAAAGGAAGGCAAATAACATCCATTTTTCGTCTTTAGAGAGAAATGAGGGTCCAAAAAGCGTGATATGAATGTTTATCAATGTACGTgttagttttaatttatttgttttcttgattgATGACATGAACACTCGAATGTAGAAAACCAAATAACATGAAGGTGAGATGACCAGATCGGTAACGGGGTTGAATGCAACTTGTATAGACACTCAAGATCTGGTGTCTGTGCTTCTTACGCTGTTAAACAGCTCAGACTTGTacattcttttatttattggaaTCTGATTGATGGTGTGTCTTGTGCCTATGTTACTGGAGTACGCATTTTTAAAACTTCCAGCATTTCCAAAATTTGTGGTTTTATTCCTTATGATCAagatgactaaataataaatgcCAGTTTGCAAGGTCTTAAGGTGTTGAATGCACTTTGAGCCTATTAGATTTCTTATTCTTTTAGAGCCTAAATTTACTGATAATGTTTTGGCCCCTGTATTCATGTGTTCCTTCCCTATGTTTGATATCAGGTTTGAAGATCTGAAAGACCAGCTAAGAAAGCGCATGTTTAAGAAGCGCAGAGTTCGAAGGCTTAGATTTGTGATTTTTAATGGATTATCTATTGAACTTAACACCTATGCTTTGATCCGTCCAACTAATCCCGGTCTGGCGGTGGTGTCCTATCTTTTATTATGTAATGATTACTGTGAGCTGACTATAAAGTAAACGTCAtacccctttttatttttctgcaGGGACAATTACTTGGCTTGAGTCAACGACTAATCTACCTTTGAAGGTACTTATTAGCTTCATTGTCATGCTTTGTTTTTACCCTTGTGTggctttttttatttattttttaaatacctCTGGCAGTTTCTGATCAACCTCTACTGTGTTCTTCCTTGTTTACAGACTGAGAGATCCTTCATATGTGCTGATACTGCGGCTATAATTCAGGAGCCTTCAAAACGCTTTCAGTCTTACAAAAAGTCGGTATCTGTTTCTTAAAACAACGACTCCTTCCTCTAGTATGCCAGTCATCCTCTTCTGCTACTCTGAGTCTAGGCTTCTCTTTTGCTTCTTTCTTCTATTCTCCTTATTTTAGATAAATGTGTGTGGGGGTGGGGGACATTTTACAGGTTTCTGCCAAATCTGTTTGGTATAAATATTAAACAATATAATGAAATTGAATACTGCAAATTAGTATTTTCTAATGGTTGATAAATTGGGAATTTAAAATCAATTTACACTGGAGTTAACATAATATGGCCTGTGCATTTTATATTTCAATGATGATCATTTTGAGTGGTTCAATTGAATTGTCATTATTGGATATTGGATGCTGAAATTAGTCATTTTAGTTGCAATTTGATGTTACAAGTACTGAATTCATACATGTTAGTTAAaccttttatttttgaaatttgtgcaCATCACTTTGAAGAAGTGTAagctctctcctctctttttttctcaatGCTCCATGGACTTTGTTGACTTTTTCACTTTGTCTTATAAAACACTGAAGAATATTATGTTATTCTTAATGAAGTTGACGAGAACCATGAACACTAGGTGATATGTTACCATTTGTCCAAGCCTTGGGGAGCAAAGTTACCCAATACCTCTGCTGGTGGGAGCCTGGGAGGTAGTAAATATCCgatggaattagtcgaggtgcacCGCAAGCTGGCCCACACACCACCATCATAAAAAAATGTGTCATAATAGTTCAGAATCCAAAAATTGTAGGAGTCTTTCCCTATTTCATGTTGCTCAACCTCCTATATAGAGATAGTTCTCGTATCTTGTCAACAATCAATTGCAGTATACCTTTTCATTTTCAACGAGTAGACTTAAAAATTTAACTACTAGAGATAGCTCATACTACCAGAACTTAGTCAAGACAAAATTTCAAGGTAGCACAATCTATTTGCAGATTATCGAAAGAGAAGCCAAATATTACCAGCTTCTCCACAAATTATACAAGTTTTCAGCTCCTAACAATGCTTTTTTGTTGCAtttcttccaaaattttctGATTAATTTAGAGAATGTGGATACATTGGGACTTGGGACTTGGAAACAGGGTGTTAAATCCTCACCATTTAAAGTATTAAAAGGATGGCATAGTAAACTTAGGAATCCtggaaaaatttcaaatttggtTCCTTGATTTGCTACTTTTTGCTTCACTTTATAACCAAATGACCAGCCCAACTTAACTCTGGTAGACTTCTTCAGTCATTCACTGATGTCTTATGGCTTTTTGTTTCAGTGAGAATGTCATGTTTTCTGTGGATGAGCTTTCAGAAGTCAAAAGAGTTTCCACTGGACATCTTCGTCTTCTGGGCTTCAAGCCATTGAGCTGCTTAGAGGATTATCATAACCTAAAGCCATCAACTTTTGTCTTTCCTAGTGATGAGGTGGTTTTTTCAATAATACACAtgcatttttcttcttttgatttgGTATATGGTCATAGGTTATTTGCAGTCATCATGCGTCTTCAATCTCGATTATCTATGCTGGTTAATATTAGTCTAACCGCTATTAGCGGGATTTTTTATAAGCATTCTTTAAGAAGTACAGCACTTATGCCAGATTATCTTGCTGTCAGATGGGATATTGGACTGGATCATTTCACCTTTTAAAACTACATCTAGAAATGAGTCTGATGAGTCAACTTGATTTTGGGCTTTATGTTTACATTTCTTTATCTACCTTTATGTCCATATGGCACTGTTAATTAAATTTAGCTTTAACAACTTGTTCTGTGCTGTACCAATGGGTTTTTAGTTTTTACCATACAATTTTACCTCTTTGAACCCATCCAGCGGGAGTACTTTCACCATCTCTCAAAATATGTCATTTCCATGATGATCAATTCTATTGCTTCTCCTTGGTCCCTGCAGGAAGTGATCGGAAGCACTTGTCTTTTCGTTGCTCTCCACAGATCAATGTTGGGGCTTAAGCGGTTAGTATGTCTGAAAATTTTGTTAATTTAATTAGCAAATAGGGTTAAATAAATAGTAGGGAGTGATAAGTGCCAGGTATACATATTTTGACCTGTTATCTACATTAAGAAGTGGTTGGATGCTCTCTTTCTTAGGTAAAAGTCCATCCGTTCTACATTCAACTgggttttcattttcattttggcCACTGTTTAAACTGTCAATTTAAATCTGAAAATGTCCCTAGCCAGCCTTTTGTTTAAAGTAAATTCAGGCGACTGTTTTGTTATCTTCCTTCCTTTCTCATTTCACCCTATCTTATGTAGTTTGAGCAACTCTATCAGCATGCCACTGTGCTGAATCTTGTTTGAAGTCGTGCATAAACAAGCTGCAATAGTGCTATTTTGCTTTGATCTCAACACATGCTGCTGACTTTTGGGCATTTTTCTGCTTGCCATTTCGCCTTAGGATTAGTTTGACCTGCTTGCCGTTTCGCCTTAGGATTAGTTTGACCTGCTTGCAATTGTTTTATTTTGACCTACTGTAGAAATAAATTCATGATCTTTTTGTTGCGGTGCTTGCTGAGTGTGTTGCTGTTTTGTGTCTGATTTTTAACCATCATCGCAGCTTTGCAGTTGCTTTCTTCGGGAATTCAAGTCATCCTCAATTGGTTGCTCTTGTTGCACAAGTAAGATATGCTTTCCCATCCAAATCCTTTGGGATTATATGCAGACTAAATCTGCCTATTTATGCAGACTAAATCTGCCTATTTATGCACCCGTGATTACTGGCATCAGCGATCGCCTCTGACATGCACTGAAGGACATGAAGTGTGATATTGACACTTTAATCCAAGTATAAAATTCAATACAATCACTAAGAATATTCTTATTAACTTTATTGTTCGTGAATTCAAGAGAGCCGTTAAGAATATTAAGTCAAACATTCTTAATCCTTATTTAATTGCAATTTCAGAATTCCAAGAATTTAAAAAACTTCCCTTACTTCGTGTAGCTTAACACTTAGCTTTCTTGTGTGTTTCTCCAATTTTCATAGgagtttcttctcttcttttatttttttctttcaaaaggtaTTGGAGCCTCTACAATTTTGATAGGGACTTAAATAGCTTATGCCTACTTGCCTCATGCTAGGCGAaagtatttcctttttcttttcagagtTCAGTATTCTCACCTCTTTCGTAATCGTTTTTACAAGATTTTGGGGGGATGGTTTTGGCGATACCACCACtctttttgattaaaaaattcCTACTTTAAATGAGGTTTTCCCCGTCCTGCTAACTTATGAACTATGACGTTActattcttttctatttttagtaatataaGATGCAAGTCCAGCATACCTTGTAAAACTTAGAGTGCATTCGAACTTCTCAGTGGAAATTATGTGGAGAAGTAGCCTTTTTTTGGTGTATTCTTTTGTCTGTGAATAGTGGCAAAAACTTCTACTTGTTTGGTCATACCGCAAAAACTTCTACTTGTTTGGTCATACATTTTCATGGTCTTTGATAAATGCAGGATGAAATAATGACTCCTAGCGGTCAAGTCGAGCCACCAGGGATGCATCTCATTTATCTTCCATATTCTGATGATATCAGACATGTTGAAGAGGCAGGCAGATTATGACTTGGTCATAATTGGTTTCTTTTTCTactttgaaaaataatgaaGTCTAAATCTAACGAATGTGATTGTACTTGCAGCTTCATACTGATCCAAATTCCGTGCCTCATGCAACCGACGACCAGATAAAGAAGGCCTCCGCTTTAGTGAAACGTATTGACCTCAAAGATTTTTCTGTGTGCCAATTTGCTAATCCTGGTAAGATCTCATAACTTGGGACAGGAGATCAAAGTTTTATGCTGAACTATAAGTGCAGTTTCTGTTCCAAATTGAAGATTTTACAAGGCTCTCTGGTTTTATTAGAATTAGAAGAGCGGGCTAATAACTTTTACATGGTGGAAGCCTTTTTACATGGTGGAAGCCTTTCTGGAGCTTGATGTATAAGTTGGGCCAGATTATCTGATCCATCTATTCGTTGATTAAATGGAAATTAGTAAGCTCAATATTATAGGGCTGACATCCAAAAGAAGTGAAGTTCCTGATGTAATTTGTTAAACATTTTGAGGTGGTGTAAATTGCTGATTCTGCTTAGCAACTTAAAAAAACTTCTTTTAACACAAGTCTTGTTAAGATGGGTGTTTAATATCTGTTACAAAGTTATCAAAAGCTATCTCTTTGTCGCTTAAAGCGATAGAACAATGCAAAGTGAGGGCTTATTGCTTACGTGAACGCGTGTAGCCATGCCCTTAAAAGAAATGTGTGCTTCAAACGATGACTGACAGAGTAACCCAATTGGAAACTGGTCAATTCTTTGATTTTAAACTCTGATTAGTTGGATTAATGTTgtcttcttttcaaaaaaagttggattaatattgttgttattgtatattGTTTGTTGAGATTAGTTATTTTaatgggaattttacactgCATGCCAATTATGGCAAAATATTTACCCGTTTTAGCTCATCTTTTTTAAATTACCCGCCATAgccatttttttcctcttcagttTTTTACTAgtcatatatattattatacaccTTTATACAGGGtttatacattgtctacagtagatgtataaagttatatattgttgtataatattgtatactagtcttatacattattataaacttttatacaaggtgTATACATTGTCTACAATAGGtgtataaagttttttttttgtttttttgtttttttttgaacaGGTAACAACTTTGTATTATAGACCAGTACTTAGGTAGTACTGTTGTATAAAGGTGAATATTCGAGTAGTGCCATGAAATGTTGGGCtgtaggtttgtaatttaaaatatgggctatgaatatgtaattttgacccataaattgtttataacTGAAATTTCCCCTATTTTAATTGCAATTTGATTATTATAGTACTAAgttcatatatgtgtgtgttttaaaattttgtaattGCTCGCTTTGCTCCAAATAAGTCTGCACTTCACTTCTTGCTTTTCACTTCAAGCCTCAAGGACCTTGttgcttttttgcgcttttcgcttttcgaaACACTAATCTTTCGTCCTCATTAATGATGTATCTGCATATCTgcagaatattaaaaaaagatgaaatatgTTTTGGACAAAAATGTATAAAGAAGTGATTGCAAAAAGTCATTCTACTTGCCTAGGTTCAACAGTATGACCTTTCCATTAATGTACTATTTGTAAGTCATTCATGATCAAGATTCATGGTCGTCTTGCTTATTAGAGAAAGCTGACATATCTGGCTGATGTTAGAGAATACTGCAAAGTAAACCATGAAGGATATTTTGTATTATGTGTTCTTTATAAATCAGTGTGAAAGAACACAAGTTTGAAGTAGTATTCCTAATTCATTGGAGACCCTCTCCAATTAACACACACTCGTAATTTCTGCAGAACTGTATGAAGTGGAGTGCCCCTTcccacatatatgtatatatcaccTCTCCATAGAATTGTAGGTTATATTTTGATCATATTGAAATTCCTTTGGTATTCTTATAAGATCATTTTTTGCAGCATTGCAGAGACATTATGCAGTATTGCAAGCTCTTGCACTTGATGAAGACGAGATGCCTGAAATTAAAGACGAGACTCTTCCAGATGAAGAAGGAATGGCCAGGTAGTGATGGATTTCCACCATCTTAGGTCCCTTTAGTCTGTGGTTTTGGTCTCTTTTAGTTTATAACTTGCCTCTATGTTCAGAAAATTTATTATTCTGAAATTTTCTTTGCTTATATATTCTTTGGGTGCAAGGCCTGGTATTGTCAAAGCATTGGAAGAATTTAAGCTCTCTGTATATGGCGAGAATTATGAGGAAGAGGACTCAAACATTGATGGAAAAGCTGAACCCACAAAGAAACGAAAAGCAAATGCTATGAAAGAATATGCTAACTATGACTGGTCTGACCTTGCTGATAATGGGAAGGTAACATTTCCAAACTTATGATGTTATGCTATAGATTGTTTCCTTAGTTCTGGGCTTTATAACAGATCCAAAATGTTGTCAATCTATAATTTACGAGGGAATAGTTTGGGTTAGATAAACTAAGCGGAGCAAAGAAGAACGTTTAATGCTTCAAGTGAATGAGGAACTTTTAGTGGGTCAGGCTCTAAAAAAGGACTCCAGCCTAAGCTGTTACAACACAATGACTCTTTTTCAGAATGTACATAGAATTCCATTAGTTTTCAGTAGTACATATTTGTATTTCACTTCTTTTTGTTGTGATCTTGCAGTTAAAGGACTTGACAGTTGTAGAGTTGAAGTATTATCTAGCTGCACATAACCTTCCAGTCACTGGCAAGAAAGAAGCCTTGATTAGTAGGATCTTAACTCACATGGGTAAATGAGTTGGAAACATTTCAGATCTTTGGCTGTCTGCCATAAGTTTATACTCTCTTTTTGTTGCAGTAGTTGGTCTTTCCCTCAACTTGGGACCTTTATGTCTGGCATTATTATGTAAATTAGGAGGTCTTGTTAGTTGTTGCTTCATGTATATGACAAATTGTAGTGACTTGATCAAAGATGTCAGTGGTGTACGAATGGGGTTAAATTGACTCGATCAACTTTGCCAATACTCCCTTCCCCGTATTTCATGCAAACCCCCTCTTTCTAGTTGCTCTAGAAGAAATATGGCTGTACGTGTTTGTGCTTCTGGTGGCAACGTGCTTGGTCTCACTAAGATTTATGATCTTGATGAATGGGCGCAAATCTAAACGTTTGGAGAGGGATAGTATCAATGTCATCGAGACAATTGATCTTAGgttttaaagctttgagttcatCAAAAAATTCTCTTACTTCCAAAGCACTATGCTTACATGAAGAGATAAAAGTTGAGCAGGgtttcttttgccttttgggCT
This portion of the Lycium ferocissimum isolate CSIRO_LF1 chromosome 1, AGI_CSIRO_Lferr_CH_V1, whole genome shotgun sequence genome encodes:
- the LOC132031967 gene encoding ATP-dependent DNA helicase 2 subunit KU70 gives rise to the protein MAMELDPDEVFRDDDDDPETDFFKERDATKELLVYVVDASPKMFSTTCPTDDEKTATHFQVAINSIAQSIRTQIINRSYDEVAICFFNTREKKNLQDLSGVYVFNVPEREDLDRPTARLIKEFDRIEERFDKEIGSKYGIVPGSRENSLYNALWVAQALLRKGSAKTADKRILLLTNEDDPFGNLKGVIKVDMMRTTLQRAKDAQDLGIAIELLPLSGSDDEFNVSLFYADLLGLEGDDLAQFKALVGERFEDLKDQLRKRMFKKRRVRRLRFVIFNGLSIELNTYALIRPTNPGTITWLESTTNLPLKTERSFICADTAAIIQEPSKRFQSYKNENVMFSVDELSEVKRVSTGHLRLLGFKPLSCLEDYHNLKPSTFVFPSDEEVIGSTCLFVALHRSMLGLKRFAVAFFGNSSHPQLVALVAQDEIMTPSGQVEPPGMHLIYLPYSDDIRHVEELHTDPNSVPHATDDQIKKASALVKRIDLKDFSVCQFANPALQRHYAVLQALALDEDEMPEIKDETLPDEEGMARPGIVKALEEFKLSVYGENYEEEDSNIDGKAEPTKKRKANAMKEYANYDWSDLADNGKLKDLTVVELKYYLAAHNLPVTGKKEALISRILTHMGK